The Mycobacterium sp. 3519A genome contains a region encoding:
- a CDS encoding NEW3 domain-containing protein, with protein sequence MQVISAESTELFVGPADDPLQIVRVGYTGGGGEILVEGDGLTGRVEVAAGDGSVEIPVRVDSPTPGEQRPARAGDASFVFTVAEPGWTLYMISHFHYDPVWWNTQAAYTSVWSEDPPGRCRQTNGFELVRAHLEMARRELEYKFVLAEVDYLKPYWDTHPEDREDLRRFLADGRIEVMGGAYNEPNTNLTSAETTIRNFVHGTGFQRDIMGADPATAWQLDVFGHDPQFPGMAADAGLTSSSWARGPHHQWGPVAGGGDPRRMQFSSEFEWIAPSGRGLLTHYMPAHYSAGWWMDSSATLAEAEQATYELFATLKTVALTRNVLLPVGTDYTPPNKWVTDIHRDWNARYTWPRFVCALPREFFAAVRDELQQRGLAASPQTRDMNPIYTGCHVSYIDTKQANRAAEDAVLDAERFSVFAGLLGGATYPQAAMAKAWVQLAYGAHHDAITGSESDQVYLDLLTGWRDAWQLGVTARDNALRLLSAAIDAPVVVWNPLAHKRSDVVTARLPRALAEGVRVLDADGTELPVQVEHGGRSVSWLARDVPSVGWQSYRLASGGGSSGWEPLAGTSIGNEAYRLTVDPARGGGVSSVVEVDSGRELIADGRVGNELAVYDEYPAHPEAGEGPWHLLPKGPVVASSADPASVQAYRGPLGERLVIHGRIGDLLRYKQTVTLWRGVARVDCRTTVDEFTGADKLLRLRWPCPVPGALPVSEVGDAVIGRGFGLTHERGALDAVDAAQHPWTLDNPAYGWFGLSSAVRVRVGADLRAVSVAEVVAPTESVSAPLARGLMVALVRAGVTATCSSANKPRYGDLSVDSNLPDARITLGGPDENDFTAAVLADADPVYAEDLKRQLDTCGTARVWVPAVSPLADQWVPSADLRAVRALPVLIVAGAALEDAVGAVVDDLADFEIEVSQTAPSAIERFADRTVAVLNRGMPGFAVDSDGTLHMSLMRSCTGWPSGTWIDPPRRTAPDGSNFQLQHWTHTFEYAVVSGDGDWRQADIPARSAEFSRPLLAVADNDRPFGGLPAWGSLLEIEPAGKVALGALKTAGNPLAAGSGQHVDPADGVALRLVETCGATTDVVVRSGLRRITAASRVDLLEQPRLQEMASDSLTLHGYEIATVLARLNMPRVLEADHAELAPEAEAAQPLYARYWLHNRGPAAVGGLPAVAHLHPQHVDLSPNSAVPLRLTVVSDSSDAALHGKVRVLCPTGCSVEPADLPFVLPPGEHLDAELTLRVAPDAPRGLLPVRAELAVTGSDAATIPPSWRQLVEDVCVVSVDASDDQLLKLVSDPEPVELSPGDTGRLAVTVGTDAYADLAVEAHLISPWGTWEWMGPAAIGRELPARGTLEIGFDVAPPAGLEPGEWWALIRVGCAGTLLYSPAVKVTVR encoded by the coding sequence GTGCAGGTCATCTCCGCGGAGTCGACGGAGCTATTCGTCGGTCCGGCCGACGATCCGCTGCAGATAGTGCGCGTCGGGTACACCGGCGGTGGCGGTGAAATCCTCGTCGAGGGCGACGGTCTCACAGGTCGCGTAGAAGTAGCGGCCGGCGACGGCAGCGTCGAGATCCCCGTCCGTGTCGACTCGCCGACGCCAGGAGAGCAGCGGCCGGCCCGCGCCGGTGACGCGTCGTTCGTGTTCACCGTCGCCGAGCCCGGCTGGACGCTGTACATGATCAGCCACTTCCACTACGACCCGGTTTGGTGGAACACCCAGGCGGCCTACACCAGCGTCTGGAGCGAGGATCCACCAGGCCGCTGCCGTCAGACCAACGGGTTCGAGTTGGTGCGCGCGCATCTGGAGATGGCCCGCCGGGAGCTGGAGTACAAGTTCGTGCTGGCCGAGGTCGACTATCTCAAGCCGTACTGGGACACCCACCCCGAGGACCGCGAGGATCTGCGCCGGTTTCTCGCCGACGGCCGCATCGAGGTGATGGGCGGCGCGTACAACGAACCGAACACCAACCTCACCAGCGCCGAGACCACCATCCGAAACTTCGTGCACGGCACGGGCTTTCAACGCGACATCATGGGCGCCGACCCGGCCACCGCATGGCAGCTGGACGTCTTCGGCCACGACCCGCAGTTCCCGGGGATGGCCGCCGACGCCGGGCTGACATCCAGTTCGTGGGCCCGCGGCCCGCACCATCAGTGGGGCCCGGTCGCCGGTGGTGGCGACCCCCGGCGCATGCAGTTCTCCAGCGAGTTCGAATGGATCGCGCCGTCCGGGCGCGGCCTGTTGACGCATTACATGCCCGCGCATTATTCGGCGGGCTGGTGGATGGACTCGTCGGCGACGCTCGCCGAGGCCGAGCAGGCGACCTACGAGTTGTTCGCCACGCTGAAGACGGTCGCGCTGACCCGCAACGTGCTACTGCCCGTCGGCACCGACTACACCCCACCCAACAAGTGGGTCACCGACATCCACCGCGACTGGAATGCCCGCTACACCTGGCCCCGGTTCGTCTGCGCGCTGCCCCGCGAGTTCTTCGCCGCCGTGCGCGACGAACTCCAGCAGCGTGGTCTGGCGGCGTCGCCGCAGACCAGGGACATGAACCCGATCTACACCGGCTGTCACGTGTCGTACATCGACACCAAGCAGGCCAACCGCGCCGCCGAGGACGCGGTGCTGGATGCCGAACGGTTCTCGGTGTTCGCCGGCCTGCTCGGCGGGGCGACGTATCCGCAGGCGGCGATGGCCAAGGCATGGGTGCAGTTGGCCTACGGCGCGCACCACGACGCGATCACCGGATCGGAATCCGATCAGGTGTACCTGGACCTGCTCACCGGATGGCGCGACGCGTGGCAGCTCGGCGTTACCGCGCGGGACAACGCGCTGCGGCTGCTGTCCGCGGCTATCGACGCGCCGGTGGTGGTGTGGAACCCGTTGGCGCACAAGCGCTCCGATGTGGTGACCGCTCGGCTGCCCCGCGCGCTGGCCGAGGGTGTTCGAGTGCTGGACGCCGACGGCACCGAGTTACCCGTGCAGGTCGAACACGGCGGCCGGTCGGTGAGCTGGCTGGCCCGCGACGTGCCGTCGGTCGGCTGGCAGTCCTATCGGCTGGCCTCGGGTGGCGGGTCCTCGGGCTGGGAACCGTTGGCAGGCACCAGCATTGGCAACGAGGCCTACCGGCTGACCGTGGATCCAGCCCGCGGCGGCGGGGTCAGCTCTGTCGTCGAGGTCGACTCCGGTCGCGAACTGATCGCCGACGGACGAGTCGGCAACGAACTTGCCGTGTACGACGAGTATCCCGCGCACCCGGAGGCGGGGGAGGGGCCCTGGCACCTACTTCCCAAAGGACCGGTCGTCGCGTCGTCGGCCGACCCGGCCTCGGTGCAGGCCTACCGCGGGCCGCTCGGCGAGCGGCTGGTGATCCATGGTCGCATCGGAGATCTGCTGCGCTACAAGCAAACCGTGACGCTGTGGCGGGGCGTGGCCCGGGTGGACTGTCGCACCACCGTCGACGAGTTCACCGGCGCCGACAAGCTGCTGCGGCTGCGGTGGCCGTGCCCTGTGCCTGGCGCGCTGCCGGTCAGCGAGGTCGGCGACGCGGTGATCGGCCGCGGATTCGGGTTGACGCATGAGCGGGGCGCGCTCGACGCGGTGGACGCGGCGCAGCATCCCTGGACGCTCGACAACCCGGCGTACGGTTGGTTCGGCCTTTCGTCGGCCGTACGTGTGCGCGTGGGTGCGGACCTGCGTGCAGTGTCGGTCGCCGAAGTGGTGGCTCCGACGGAATCGGTGTCGGCGCCGTTGGCGCGTGGCCTCATGGTCGCGCTCGTCCGTGCCGGTGTCACCGCCACCTGCAGCAGCGCGAACAAGCCGCGATACGGCGACCTGTCCGTCGACTCCAACCTGCCGGACGCGCGGATCACCCTCGGCGGCCCTGACGAAAACGATTTCACCGCAGCAGTTCTCGCGGACGCCGATCCGGTCTATGCCGAAGACCTGAAGCGGCAACTCGACACCTGCGGCACCGCCAGGGTGTGGGTGCCTGCCGTATCGCCGCTGGCGGACCAGTGGGTGCCGAGCGCCGATCTGCGCGCAGTGCGTGCGCTGCCGGTGCTGATCGTCGCTGGCGCGGCGCTCGAGGACGCCGTCGGCGCCGTCGTCGACGATCTCGCCGACTTCGAGATCGAGGTGAGCCAGACCGCGCCATCGGCGATCGAGCGGTTCGCGGATCGCACCGTCGCGGTGCTCAACCGCGGTATGCCCGGCTTCGCCGTCGATTCCGACGGCACGCTGCACATGTCGCTGATGCGCTCGTGTACCGGATGGCCGTCGGGCACCTGGATCGACCCGCCGCGGCGCACCGCACCAGACGGTTCGAACTTCCAATTGCAGCACTGGACACACACATTCGAGTACGCGGTGGTCTCAGGTGACGGAGATTGGCGGCAGGCCGATATTCCTGCTCGAAGCGCGGAGTTCTCCCGTCCGCTGCTGGCGGTGGCCGACAACGACCGACCGTTCGGCGGTCTGCCAGCGTGGGGGTCGCTGCTCGAGATCGAGCCCGCGGGCAAGGTGGCACTCGGGGCGCTGAAGACTGCGGGCAACCCGCTGGCGGCGGGCAGCGGGCAGCATGTCGACCCCGCGGACGGCGTCGCGCTGCGGCTGGTCGAAACATGCGGAGCCACCACCGATGTCGTGGTCCGTTCGGGGCTGAGGCGGATCACCGCGGCGTCGCGCGTCGACCTGCTCGAGCAGCCCCGACTGCAGGAGATGGCGTCGGATTCGTTGACGCTGCACGGCTATGAGATCGCCACCGTCCTGGCCCGGCTGAACATGCCGCGGGTGCTCGAGGCCGACCACGCCGAACTTGCCCCTGAGGCGGAAGCCGCGCAGCCGCTGTACGCCAGGTATTGGCTGCACAACCGTGGCCCCGCCGCCGTCGGCGGTCTGCCCGCCGTCGCGCACCTGCACCCGCAGCACGTCGACCTGTCACCGAATTCGGCAGTACCGCTTCGCCTTACGGTGGTCAGCGACAGCAGCGACGCGGCGCTGCACGGCAAGGTCCGGGTGCTGTGCCCGACCGGATGCAGCGTGGAACCTGCCGATCTGCCGTTCGTGCTGCCGCCCGGGGAGCACCTCGACGCCGAACTCACGCTGAGGGTGGCACCGGATGCGCCGCGCGGATTGCTGCCCGTGCGTGCCGAACTGGCCGTGACGGGCAGCGACGCGGCGACGATACCCCCGTCCTGGCGGCAGCTGGTCGAGGACGTGTGCGTGGTGTCGGTCGATGCCTCGGACGATCAACTGCTGAAATTGGTCAGCGATCCGGAGCCGGTGGAGTTGTCGCCGGGTGACACCGGGCGGCTGGCGGTCACCGTCGGCACCGACGCCTATGCCGATTTGGCGGTGGAGGCGCATCTGATCAGCCCGTGGGGAACCTGGGAGTGGATGGGACCCGCAGCGATCGGCCGCGAACTGCCCGCCCGCGGGACGCTCGAAATCGGCTTCGACGTTGCGCCCCCGGCGGGGCTGGAACCCGGCGAATGGTGGGCGCTGATCCGGGTCGGCTGCGCGGGCACACTGCTGTACTCGCCGGCGGTGAAGGTGACGGTGCGATGA
- a CDS encoding malonyl CoA-ACP transacylase gives MSSARSADGSRTSIAATVGGVPVAIAEVDAREDLLRRSRIASALPRRGTSEGRQLRRWLTQLLVTERVAVAEAAARGLTADDAPAEDALLPDTTARLEIGSVAAAVLSHPAARALFVDVTASVDIAEAQVRDYRDHNPRRFSSDAEVADHLLGAARRRAFRLWLDGRCAELVELAPGYEHPGDPRQPDNTHRH, from the coding sequence ATGAGTTCAGCGAGAAGTGCAGACGGATCGCGCACATCCATCGCGGCGACGGTTGGGGGCGTGCCGGTGGCGATCGCCGAGGTCGACGCCCGCGAGGACCTGCTGCGCCGGTCACGGATCGCCTCGGCGCTGCCCCGCCGCGGCACGAGTGAGGGTCGACAGTTGCGCCGCTGGCTGACTCAGCTGCTCGTCACGGAGCGGGTGGCCGTGGCGGAGGCGGCGGCGCGTGGGCTGACCGCCGACGACGCGCCCGCCGAGGACGCGTTGCTGCCGGACACGACCGCACGGCTGGAGATCGGCAGCGTCGCGGCCGCCGTGCTGTCGCACCCCGCGGCGCGTGCGTTGTTCGTCGACGTGACCGCGTCCGTCGACATCGCCGAGGCGCAGGTGCGCGACTACCGTGACCACAACCCGCGGCGGTTCAGCAGCGACGCCGAGGTCGCCGACCACCTGCTCGGCGCCGCCCGGCGTCGCGCATTCCGGTTGTGGCTGGATGGGCGATGCGCCGAATTGGTCGAGCTTGCACCGGGTTACGAGCATCCCGGCGACCCCCGTCAGCCCGACAACACCCACCGGCACTGA
- a CDS encoding ROK family protein codes for MTLALVLDIGGTKIAAGLVDGDGTLVHHAKLPTPDGDAEAVWTVVEVLVTETLASARGDVRGVGISSAGPIDLPSGTVSPINITQWQRFPIVDRVMALTGAPVRLGGDGLCMALGERWRGAGRGAQFLLGMVVSTGVGGGLVLDGAPYDGRTGNAGHVGHVVVDPDGGPCSCGGRGCVETIAAGPRMAHWARENGWDAPEEADAKELADAANAGDPVALRAFRRGATAVAAMIASVGAVCDLDLVVIGGGVAKSGGLLFDPVREKLTTLARLDFIRDLRVLPAELGGEAGLVGAAALLDASDQLAT; via the coding sequence ATGACGCTGGCACTCGTGCTCGACATCGGTGGCACGAAGATCGCGGCCGGGCTCGTCGACGGGGACGGGACGCTGGTGCACCACGCCAAGCTGCCGACACCGGACGGGGACGCCGAGGCGGTGTGGACGGTCGTCGAGGTGTTGGTCACCGAAACCCTCGCCTCGGCCAGGGGAGACGTGCGAGGCGTCGGGATCTCGTCGGCCGGTCCGATCGACCTGCCGAGCGGAACCGTCAGCCCCATCAATATCACGCAGTGGCAACGCTTTCCGATCGTCGACCGGGTGATGGCCCTCACCGGTGCGCCGGTCAGGCTCGGCGGCGACGGGCTGTGCATGGCCCTGGGAGAGCGGTGGCGTGGCGCGGGCCGCGGCGCCCAGTTCCTGCTCGGCATGGTGGTCTCCACCGGCGTCGGCGGTGGCCTCGTCCTCGACGGCGCCCCCTATGACGGGCGGACCGGCAACGCCGGCCACGTCGGCCACGTCGTCGTCGACCCCGACGGTGGCCCCTGCTCGTGCGGCGGCCGCGGCTGCGTCGAGACGATCGCCGCAGGACCGCGGATGGCCCACTGGGCTCGCGAAAATGGTTGGGATGCACCGGAAGAGGCTGACGCGAAGGAACTGGCGGACGCCGCCAATGCGGGCGACCCGGTGGCACTGCGCGCCTTTCGCCGCGGCGCGACGGCGGTGGCGGCGATGATCGCATCCGTCGGGGCGGTGTGCGACCTCGACCTCGTCGTCATCGGCGGCGGGGTGGCCAAGTCCGGCGGGTTGCTGTTCGACCCGGTCCGCGAAAAGTTGACCACCCTCGCCCGCCTCGACTTCATCCGCGATCTGCGCGTGCTGCCCGCCGAACTCGGCGGCGAGGCGGGCCTGGTCGGCGCGGCGGCGCTGCTGGACGCCTCGGATCAGCTAGCTACCTGA